A segment of the Oncorhynchus nerka isolate Pitt River linkage group LG19, Oner_Uvic_2.0, whole genome shotgun sequence genome:
ACGCGTGATGCAGACTGCCCAGTTAACGGGACAGCTGCCTGCGTCTCGATCCTGCTTACCTGCTGCCTGACCGGTGCAACTGTTTTCCTAGAGAGGAACCCACATCACTCACACAGCGCCCTAATAATATCTGATTGAGAATAGAGTCAGAGTGAGACCGTAATAAATGCACCCAAGAAATCACAACCTCCAAATTCAGCAGGCGTTGTGACTAGGTTTTCTATAAATGAACTGCGCAGAATGAAAATGTCAGGCTGGTAGGCTATCTTAACGTGCACAGCcgtgtagcctatagcctagctGTTATTCTACAGGACACTGCGCAAGAGCACCCGGAGTTGGGGCCCCGCGTGACCACTATGCTTGAGCGCTTTTAAATGATGTTATCTCTGCTGTCAGAGTTATCTTACTTGTGAAATTATTGCTTTAACCGTTTTGCGAACTATAATTGTCCGTTGAAAGCGTAAAATGTAGTGAAAGATgcccgcacctgctgtctctaagtctgaatgcttggctatgaaaagccaactgacgttTACTCataaggtgctgacctgttgcaccctggacaaccactgtgattattattattattgtctatgaacttttgaacatcttggccatgtactgttgtAATCTccaccagcacagccagaagaggactggccacccctcagagcctggttcctctctaggtttcttcctaggttcctgcctttctagggagttttcctagccacaaTGCTTCTACATTTGCATTTCTTGCTATTaatggttttaggctgggtttctgtttagcactttgtgacaacagctgatgtaaaaatggctttatacatgcatttgattgattgattgatgatgtGACCATCTGTCAATCATGCACATGGCCAAGAAGAAGACACCGCACCGCGTCAGAGGTGCAGCTATGTTATGTTAATTTATTGTCTATTTATTGTGTATATATCAGTCCAAATTGACACACATACAGGGCACTCTATTGGATGAGTAGGCTTGGTTTGTTTATTTAACTGTTATTCACTGATATACATTAGCCTTCACAGTCTGGTGAGCTAGAGTAGAGTGCCAATATTTTGAAGAATCACTTCCAAACTGTATGCATTTAGGCTACATAATGTAGGCTATGTGACTAACATAGTGGAGGGAAAAACATCCAAACCATTCAAGATGAAAATACAAATGCAGGACAAGGTATGGCAACTCTGTGTTTATATAGTATGATTATAGTCTGTCTCTGAGCACATGGTGGTCCTGAGTAGCTTAGCCAATAATAAGTCAGTGTTACTGCGAGCCAGTCACTGCATTTTATTTGCCCTGGACCAAGATTCCTTTGGGTCTAAACTTTGATGGAGTAGACTTCAGGCATATTTCCCATTTTTAAATAGTGACCAAATACAGTAATGACTTGGCAACAATCCTCATTCAGGCTGAAAATGGTGTGGGTTCCCCGTAATATAAATGCAGTAGTACTCTATAATGTGATCAGAACAAAATACATGTTCACAAATCAAACCACATCATTCACATTACATTTGACCTCATGTATCTTTAACCCATACATAGCCTACCCACAAAAAGGCATTGTAGTCAGGGCACAGCATCACCATAAAAAGCCATTCCCAGATTCTCCATGGCTCTGACTGAGATTATATCAGATGTGTAATCTCAGTGGAATGTACTGATCCTACGTGCCAGCTGTCCTCTCAACACATAAACAGAAAGTGTCAGCTAATACACACAAACCAATACAAAGATACACACAGTTAATACAAAATCCCAGCTATGTGCTTAAAAGGCACTGCAGCAAACTACAAACTCTTATAtgccctccccatccccatattGTGAAACATCCATCTCTAGAGTTTCTTTTTGGTTTTAACTAGGCCTTTCTCCACCAGGCATCGATAGAACTCCTGGATGTATGTGTACACACACTTCCAGTCAGGCTCACGCATCCGCAGCAAGTCTTCAACGTCCAGCAGAGGGGGGCAATCTGCCAGCCTTCTACagccaagagagaggagaggagagagacacatgcCTGAGCAATCACAATCATTGTCCCCAGGCAGGATCCACTGGCAGCTGAGCTAGTGGACAATAcagattttcttttttttcctgAGAGAAGGTATTTTTGTCAAGTTCAATCGATCACTGCACAGCCCTTGGGGCCTTCTTGTGCATCTATGAGTAGAAAGTGAATTTTGTCAGAGTaggttttctgtgtgtgtgtgtgtgtgtgtttcaatgcTTGTTTAGAATAGATACATAGGAAACTCACTCTGCAGTGCTGAAGGCCAGCTCAAAGTTGTCTTTGCGTGCGTTGGGGTTGAGTATGGAGTACTCAAATGCATCTGGGAAGAACCTGTGCACCAGTGCACAGAATGCTATGCCATCACTCCAACTGGAGGAGAAGTTGCGGATGTCCACCCCCTGCACATGGTAAGGGAGGAGGGGACATAAAAGGGAACACCaaagagagcgaggagagggagTGGATTTACAAAGACATTGATCAAGTGAAGTAAGGTTATTCGTATGCTGGGGACACTGTGGGTATAAAACAAGAATATATTCATAAGATAGTGAGTCCTCAAATGCTTACCTCATATGGTTCGGTTTTGGCCCTGCACCAATCCAGTAACATCTGCTTGACATTTTTCATGTTGGGTTCTGCAACGACAGGGGAACACTGATGGGCTGGTGCCATAGCTGGGTTGGccatgctggggagagaggatAAACACGTTATTTAACACACTCCTAGTATCACAACTTAGACATGCAGAATTTGATCGATCACACGTGAAGCATGGCTGGCTGTTAGCTCAATGACTCACCTGCCAGTTGTTTTAGTGAAGGAGTTGGTGGTTGATGCAGAGAGTTGGCTGTGCACTGTAGAGAAACAGAAGGGGGCATGTAGTGATTTTGAGTAGGGAAGCAGGTCATCTCTCACAATCCCACTTTGATTTGAAAGCttggagagagataagagagtgtgagagcgagagagagcgagagagcaagagagagtgagagagagagtgagagagagagagagagagagagaaccagcacTTGGTCTGCCTCtactgatagctactttattgaggaaaaactTTACTTTCTATGCCTGATATATGATATGTGGTTATCCCACCTATCTATCttcagatgaatgcactaactgtaattcGCTCTAGTTAAGAGCATCTaccaaatgactaaaatgtaaaaatatgtgtgtgttgtgtccttcGCAGGGATATGATACTAACTGTGGGATCTTTGCTGGTGGTTGCTGGTCTGGCCTCTGTTCATTCCCATCCGTCCTGTGCCTGCTTTACTCAAAGCCTGCTGCCTCAGGTCATCTTGCCTGGACCCCCGCTCTTTCTCTCGCTTCTCtttagagagaagtagagggagaaAAAGATAATTGTATTATTAAAATTGGAAGTAGGTCAGCGAGTGGACATTCAAAGGGGTTGTCAGGAGTGATAGCAGAGATGCAATCCTGTCACATTTCACGTTGAAGCTCTCTGATCTTACCTCTCTTCTTCTTGAGCAAGTCCCTCAATGCAGCGCGGATCATTCGCCTTTCATCAAAATCCACAGCTTTATCCAACTGTCAGAGATAAACCCATGTAGAAACCAAAAGATGAGGAGACCAAGGCCAAACTCAATAGTAAAGGCGTCTTTTGTAGGCAATAACTCCACCATGgtttgttgtgttatagcctaaatcattaaatatattttctcacccatctacatacagtacctcaaTATtgttgtttttaaaaatgttagcaaatttattgaaaataaatatagaaatatctcatttccataagtattcacacccctgagtcaatactttgtagaagcacctttggcagtgattacagctgggagtctttctgtataagtctttaagagctttccacatctggattgtgcaacatttggccATTATTATTAaaacaattcttcaagctctgtcaaattgactgttggtcattgctagacaaccattttcaggtcttgcaatATATTTCCAAGTAGATttaggtcaaaactgtaactgagccactcaggaacattcactgtctgcttggtaagcaactccaatgtagattTAGCCTTGAataactctgaatgctcggctatgaaaagccaactgacaattaatcctgaggtactgacctgttgcaccctctacaaccgcttattattattattattatttgaccctgttggtcatctatgaacacttgaacatcttggccatgtactgttataatctccacccggcccagccagaagaggactggccacccctcacagccaggttcctctctaggtttcttcctaggttcctgcctttctagagagttgttcctagccaccgtgcctctacatctgcattgcttgctgtttgggattgtaggctgggtttctgtatagcaccttgtgacatctgctgatgtaaaaaaggctttataaatcaatttgattgaaATATGATTGattgtgttttagtttattgtcctgctgaaaggtgaattcatctcccagtgtctattggaaagcagactgaacaaggtcttcctctaggattttgtctgtgaTTAGCtttgtttcttttttatcctgaaaaactccccagtccttaataattacaaacatacccatagcatgatgcagccaccattatgcttgaaatatggagagtgctacacagtaatgtgttatattggatttgccccaaacataccactttgtattcaggacaaaaagtgaattgctttgccaaatATTTCACTGTGTTACTTTagtaaacaggatgcatgttttggaatatttatattttgtacaggcttccttcttttaacCCTGCcaattatgttagtattgtggagtaactacaatgttgttgacccatcctcagttttctcctctcgcagccattaaactctgttttaaagtcaccattggcctcatggtgaaatccctaagcggtttccttcctcttcagCATGGTTTTTGTAGGGTTTTTGGATAAATGCAGAAAATAAGGTATGTGGTAAACCAAGGCATAGGAGATCTTATACAATTACATCAGCTAATGTcactttttgtgaattttgaagcatttatgtCATGAAAAAACCCATAACGCACATACAGGCTTCctaattcataaaggtcatgttaactgactgataccGTATCATCTCATAGATcaaaacgtataagatctcaTAAGCCTATCCTTTCTCCATTCATTTTGCCCATCGGAATGGCTCAACGAACTAGGTGTAAATTATTTCCgtttttaggactacaagctggcgaGATTTATAGCAAAGTTTATGGAAATACTGACAAGATACATGTCTccccgccctaacaatgggagtcgttgtgtACAAAGCGGCATGGCAGGCTGTCTATCTCTCACCTTTCTTTGGATTGGCGGATACATCTCGTTATTGTAATCCTTATTTGAATATTCGAAAAGGggttgttgaccaaattcgacactcattAACCTCCATACTAAAAACTCCTTACTTGGTGTGCGAAACAAGATAGCCTACACTGGATTTTCTTTATTACGACAAATGTTGATGGAAACAAGTGTTTTTCCGAATAAGAAATCATTGGCGAATACTCTTGCAGGTAGGCAGAGCACGTGATGTCATCATGTGGCCTTACTATACCCTTCACTCCACATTTAATTCTAAATGCCTACTGCTTGCAAAATTTTTTTTTCAACTTTAAACAAATAATACTTCTTTGCAGGACAAGGATTGCCCTGACTTTCAAGAATGCCTGAATTGTTTCACCTTGCTTTTCTGGTTGGCTGGAtgcaagtttcaccatccaattattACAGATCTACAGGAGTGCAAGTCTCACCATGGCACGGACCGTGGAGATACATTGGCACATGATAATTATTAGAATATGGCAAATATTAGTAaattggcttctttgctgcccttcttgacaccaggccatcctccaaaagtcttcgcctcactttGCAtgtagatgcactcacacctgcctgctgccattcctgagcaagctctgtactggtggtgccccgatcccgcagctgaatcaactttagaagATGGTCCTGGCGCATGCTGAACTATCTTGgtcgccctgaagccttcttcacaacaattgaaccgctctccttgaagttcttgatgatccgataaatggttgatttaggtgcaatcttactggcagcaatatccttgtctATGAAgcactttttgtgcaaagcaatgatgacggcacgtgtttccttgcaggtaaccatggttgacagaggaagaacaatgattccaagcaccaccctccttttgaagcttcagtttgttattcaaactcaatcagcatgacagagtgatctccagccttgtcctcgtcatcACTCACAcatgtgttaacgagagaatcactgacatgatgtcagctggtccttttgtggcagggctgaaatgcagtggaaatgtttttgggggattcagttaatttggtatggcaaagagggactttgcaattcatctgatcactcttcataacattctggagtatatgcaaattgccatcatacaaacagaGGCAGCAGACTTggaaattcatatttgtgtcattctcaaaaattttggccatgactgtatatacagtggggagaacaagtatttgatacactgccgattttgcaggttttcctacttacaaagcatgtagaggtctgtaattttttttatcatagatacacttcaactgtgagagactgaatctaaaacaaaaatccagaaaatcacattgtatgatttttaagtcattcATTTGCAttgtattgcatgacataagtatttgatcacctaccaaccagtaagaattccggctctcacagacctgttagtttttctttaagaagccctcctgttctccactcattacctgtataaaagacacctgtccacacactcaatcaaacagactccaacctctccaccatggccaagaccagagagctgtgtaaggacatcagggataaaattgtagacctgcacaaggctgggatgggctacatgacaataggcaagcagcttggtgagaaggcaacaactgttggcgcaattattataaaatgaaagaagttcaagatgacggtcaatcaccctcggtctggggctccatgcaagatctcacctcgtggggcatcaatgatcatgaggaaggtgaaggatcagcccagaactacacggcaggacctggtcaatgacctgaagagagctgggaccacagtctcaaagaaaaccattcgtaacatactacgccgtcatggattaaaatcctgcagcgcacgcaaggtccccctgctcaagccagcgcatgtccaggcctgtctgaagtttgccaatgaccatctggatccagaggaggaatgggagaaggtcatgtggtctgatgagacaaaaattgagctttttggtctaaactccactcgccatgtttggaggaagaaggatgagtacaacccaagaacactatcccaactgtgaagcatggaggtagaaacatcattctttgggaaaGCTTTTCTGCAAagaggacaggacgactgcaccgtattgaggggaggatggatggggccatgtatcgtgagatcttcccccccttccctcagtaagagcattgaagatggatcgtggctgggtcttccagcatgacaacgacccgaaacacacagccagggcaactaaggagtggctccgtaagaagcatctcaaggtcctggagcggcctagccagtctccagacctgaacccaatagaaaatctttggagggagctgaaaatccgtattgcccagcgacagccccgaaacctgaaggatctagagaaggtctgtatggaggagtgggccaaaatccctgctgcagtgtgtgcaaacctggtcaagaacgacaggaaacgtatgatctctataATTGCagacaaaggtttctgtaccaaaatattaagttctgcttttctgatgtatcaaatacttatgtcatgcaataaaatgcaaattaattacttaaaaatcatacaatgtgattttctggatttttgttttagattccgtctctcacagttgaagtgtacctatgattttaaaaaaatacagacctctacatgctttgtaagtaggaaaagctgcaaaatcggcagtgtatcaaatacttgttctccccactgtatatatatatatatgtctctgtgtgtgtgtgtgtgtgtgtgtgtgtgtgtgtgtgtgtgtgtgtgtgtgtgtgtgtgtgtgtgtgtgtgtgtgtgtgatgtcattacagATAAATAGAAACATACC
Coding sequences within it:
- the LOC115101267 gene encoding smoothelin-like, whose protein sequence is MEAGPDEGVAGAVFANETSETNPSDTPSGILNSQQLSAIEDEEVLNKLLDKAVDFDERRMIRAALRDLLKKKREKREKERGSRQDDLRQQALSKAGTGRMGMNRGQTSNHQQRSHMHSQLSASTTNSFTKTTGSMANPAMAPAHQCSPVVAEPNMKNVKQMLLDWCRAKTEPYEGVDIRNFSSSWSDGIAFCALVHRFFPDAFEYSILNPNARKDNFELAFSTAERLADCPPLLDVEDLLRMREPDWKCVYTYIQEFYRCLVEKGLVKTKKKL